One genomic region from Balaenoptera acutorostrata chromosome 1, mBalAcu1.1, whole genome shotgun sequence encodes:
- the ZMYM1 gene encoding zinc finger MYM-type protein 1 isoform X4 — MLLCLEFTHYTSSAELPDRLKRLKQEGFSVDILNLKDVISIQLEDTTTSKTFCSQSCLSSYEEKRKPFDTICTNSIPAKCSMCQKTTVIQYEVKYQNMKRSLCSNACFSKFHSANNLIMNCCENCGAYCSTSSSLFHILHMEAQSHYFNSSKSITAHKQKPAKTLTSVLCKSLKPSDEMIETTNDSGKTELFCSVHCFSAYSKAKMESSTVNVSMVHDASTDLLSPKKDTTPVISNIVSLADTHEALPVMNSDELQGTVSSVTANVVEDISKTSPSESSNGVANSNVEQPSLSPSSSVLSQHTTGSSIEVQKDHVSNQDATNSMKSMKISDGLRHPKFTSKVQKVKGKSRSIKKSWCSNFQQLENSIKKDVIFCYSCQLFCQKKFSYGGESFAAQGISNWKKTLEKFRKHEKSEMHSKSLQFWREYQFCDEAVNDSLSNHSKQIEGNKKYLKLIIENILFLGKQCLLLRGNDQSVSPVNKGNFLELLEIRAKDKGEEIFRLTNSQVDFYNSTQIQNDIIEIIKTEMLQDIVNEINVSSAFSIICEETTDSATKGQFSICVRYPQKTSKAILIKERFLGFIDVEEMTGTNLHRSIKTYLQQIGVDLDKIRGQAYDSTSNWRGNFNKIAAEFKKEEPRALYLHCYAHFLDLAVIRFCKEVKELRSALNTLSSLFSTIHGEMSVNFQNIYKLSQNKTCKKHTSQSCWTVHDRTLLSVIEGLPEVIETLEVLSSHSSNTSLADELSDLLALVSKFEFIFCLKFLYRVLSVTGILSKELQSETIDIFSLSSKIEAILECLSSERNDIYFKTIWDGAEEVCQKITCKGFEVERPSFQKRRKIQKTIDPSNSDSMFFPTSTEEQYKINIYYQGLDTILQNLKLCFSEFDYCKMKQISELLLKWNEPLNEATAKDVQEFYKLDADIIPELRFYRQYAKLNFVLDYDCISFSNLGHLFIQHGLHNNIPCILMLLYIALSWPVTSASVENSFSTLSRLKTYLCHTRGQEKLSGLALMAVEQELVNKLMEPERLSGTVEKFILQVKEI, encoded by the exons ATGTTGCTGTGTTTGGAGTTTACCCATTATACATCTTCAGCGGAGCTCCCAGACAGATTGAAAAGGCTGAAGCAGGAAGGATTTAGTGT agacaTTTTAAATCTAAAGGATGTGATCAGTATCCAGCTGGAAGATACTACCACTAGCAAAACTTTTTGCAGCCAATCTTGTCTTTCAtcatatgaagaaaaaagaaaaccatttgaTACCATATGTACTAATAGCATTCCAGCCAagtgcagcatgtgtcagaagaCTACTGTT atTCAGTATGAAGTAAAATACCAGAACATGAAACGTAGTCTTTGCAGTAATGCCTGTTTTTCAAAGTTTCACTCTGCTAACAACCTCATCATGAACTGTTGTGAGAACTGTGGAGCTTACTGTTCCACTAGCTCTAGTCTGTTCCATATACTTCACATGGAAGCACAGTCTCATTACTTTAATAGTTCAAAGAGTATTACAGCACATAAGCAG AAACCAGCCAAAACACTTACATCTGTTCTTTGCAAATCATTGAAACCCTCAGACGAAATGATTGAGACTACCAATGACTCGGGGAAGACAGAGCTTTTCTGCTCTGTTCATTGTTTCTCTGCTTACAGTAAAGCTAAGATGGAATCTTCTACAG taaATGTTTCCATGGTGCATGATGCTTCAACAGATCTCCTTTCTCCGAAGAAAGATACAACTCCAGTTATAAGCAATATAGTGTCATTGGCAGATACTCATGAAGCCCTGCCCGTCATGAACTCTGATGAATTACAAG GTACAGTTTCTTCAGTAACAGCAAATGTCGTTGAGGAT ATTTCTAAGACTTCACCCAGTGAATCAAGTAATGGTGTTGCTAATAGTAATGTGGAACAGCCAAGCCTTTCACCATCTTCATCAGTACTCAGTCAGCATACAACTGGCTCCAGTATAGAAGTACAAAAAGATCATGTGTCAAACCAAGATGCTACAAACAGTATGAAATCCATGAAAATAAGCGATGGACTACGTCACCCAAAATTTACATCCAAAGTACAAAAAGTTAAAGGTAAATCACGAAGTATTAAAAAATCTTGGTGTTCAAATTTTCAGCAATTAGAAAACAGTATTAAAAAGGATGTGATATTCTGTTATTCGTGTCAGTTGTTCTGCCAAAAAAAATTTAGCTATGGAGGAGAGTCATTTGCAGCCCAAGGGATTTCCAATTGGAAAAAAACTCTGGAAAAATTCAGAAAGCATGAAAAAAGTGAAATGCATTCAAAGTCATTGCAGTTTTGGAGGGAATACCAGTTTTGTGATGAAGCTGTTAATGACAGTTTATCTAATCATTCAAAACAGATTGAGGGTAATAAAAAGTACCTAAAGcttataattgaaaatattttatttcttggaaaGCAGTGTTTACTCTTAAGAGGAAATGACCAGTCTGTTTCACCTGTGAATAAAGGCAATTTTTTAGAATTGTTAGAAATCCGAGCAAAAgataaaggagaagaaatattTCGACTTACGAATTCACAAGTTGACTTCTACAATAGTACACAAATTCAAAATGatattattgaaataataaaGACTGAAATGTTACAAGATATTGTAAATGAGATCAATGTCTCCTCAGCTTTTTCAATAATATGTGAAGAAACAACTGATAGTGCCACTAAAGGACAATTCTCAATTTGTGTAAGatacccacagaaaacatcaaaGGCTATATTAATTAAAGAAAGATTTTTGGGTTTCATAGATGTTGAAGAGATGACTGGGACCAACTTACACAGGAGTATTAAAACTTACCTGCAGCAAATTGGAGTTGATTTGGATAAAATACGAGGCCAGGCCTATGATAGCACCAGTAATTGGAggggaaattttaataaaattgcaGCAGAATTCAAGAAGGAAGAGCCAAGAGCTTTATACCTGCATTGTTACGCACATTTTTTGGATTTAGCAGTGATTAGGTTTTGCAAAGAAGTAAAAGAGCTCCGAAGTGCTCTAAATACTCTCAGTTCTTTGTTCAGCACTATTCATGGGGAAATGTCTgtaaattttcaaaacatttataaGCTAAGTCAAAATAAAACATGCAAGAAACATACATCACAATCATGTTGGACAGTCCATGATCGTACGTTACTATCTGTGATTGAGGGTCTTCCAGAGGTTATTGAAACACTGGAAGTTCTATCAAGCCATTCCTCAAACACAAGTTTAGCTGATGAATTGAGTGATTTGTTGGCATTGGTTTCCAAATTTGAGTTTATCTTTTGTTTGAAATTTCTTTATCGAGTACTAAGTGTTACAGGAATTCTTTCCAAAGAGCTTCAAAGTGAAACCatagacattttttctttgtcttcaaaaaTAGAAGCAATTTTGGAATGTTTATCATCTGaaagaaatgatatttatttcaAAACTATCTGGGATGGAGCAGAGGAAGTATGTCAAAAAATAACCTGTAAAGGTTTTGAAGTTGAAAGGCCTtcatttcagaaaagaagaaaaattcagaaaacaatagATCCTAGCAATTCAGACAGTATGTTTTTTCCTACCTCAACAGAAgaacaatataaaattaatatttattaccaAGGCTTGGATACtatattacaaaatttaaaattgtgtttttcagaGTTTGATTATTGTAAAATGAAGCAGATTTCAGAACTGTTACTTAAATGGAATGAACCGTTAAATGAAGCAACAGCTAAAGATGTCCAAGAATTTTATAAACTTGATGCAGACATCATCCCAGAACTTAGATTTTATCGGCAATATGCAAAGCTCAACTTTGTCCTAGATTATGATTGCATCAGCTTCAGCAATCTTGGCCATTTGTTTATTCAGCATGGTCTTCACAATAATATTCCTTGCATATTAATGCTATTATATATTGCTTTGTCTTGGCCAGTTACTTCAGCAAGTGTTGAAAATTCATTTTCTACACTGTCTCGtcttaaaacatatttatgtCATACCAGGGGACAAGAAAAGCTTAGTGGCTTAGCCCTAATGGCTGTTGAGCAGGAATTGGTAAATAAACTGATGGAACCTGAAAGACTCAGTGGAACTGTGGAAAAGTTTATCCTACAGGTGAAAGAAATATAA
- the ZMYM1 gene encoding zinc finger MYM-type protein 1 isoform X2, translating into MTTGIQLSLASSGMNKMLPSVSTTAIQVSCSGCKKILQKGQTAYQRKGSTQLFCSTPCITEYISSLNSPALPKRTCSNCSKDILNLKDVISIQLEDTTTSKTFCSQSCLSSYEEKRKPFDTICTNSIPAKCSMCQKTTVIQYEVKYQNMKRSLCSNACFSKFHSANNLIMNCCENCGAYCSTSSSLFHILHMEAQSHYFNSSKSITAHKQKPAKTLTSVLCKSLKPSDEMIETTNDSGKTELFCSVHCFSAYSKAKMESSTVNVSMVHDASTDLLSPKKDTTPVISNIVSLADTHEALPVMNSDELQGTVSSVTANVVEDISKTSPSESSNGVANSNVEQPSLSPSSSVLSQHTTGSSIEVQKDHVSNQDATNSMKSMKISDGLRHPKFTSKVQKVKGKSRSIKKSWCSNFQQLENSIKKDVIFCYSCQLFCQKKFSYGGESFAAQGISNWKKTLEKFRKHEKSEMHSKSLQFWREYQFCDEAVNDSLSNHSKQIEGNKKYLKLIIENILFLGKQCLLLRGNDQSVSPVNKGNFLELLEIRAKDKGEEIFRLTNSQVDFYNSTQIQNDIIEIIKTEMLQDIVNEINVSSAFSIICEETTDSATKGQFSICVRYPQKTSKAILIKERFLGFIDVEEMTGTNLHRSIKTYLQQIGVDLDKIRGQAYDSTSNWRGNFNKIAAEFKKEEPRALYLHCYAHFLDLAVIRFCKEVKELRSALNTLSSLFSTIHGEMSVNFQNIYKLSQNKTCKKHTSQSCWTVHDRTLLSVIEGLPEVIETLEVLSSHSSNTSLADELSDLLALVSKFEFIFCLKFLYRVLSVTGILSKELQSETIDIFSLSSKIEAILECLSSERNDIYFKTIWDGAEEVCQKITCKGFEVERPSFQKRRKIQKTIDPSNSDSMFFPTSTEEQYKINIYYQGLDTILQNLKLCFSEFDYCKMKQISELLLKWNEPLNEATAKDVQEFYKLDADIIPELRFYRQYAKLNFVLDYDCISFSNLGHLFIQHGLHNNIPCILMLLYIALSWPVTSASVENSFSTLSRLKTYLCHTRGQEKLSGLALMAVEQELVNKLMEPERLSGTVEKFILQVKEI; encoded by the exons agacaTTTTAAATCTAAAGGATGTGATCAGTATCCAGCTGGAAGATACTACCACTAGCAAAACTTTTTGCAGCCAATCTTGTCTTTCAtcatatgaagaaaaaagaaaaccatttgaTACCATATGTACTAATAGCATTCCAGCCAagtgcagcatgtgtcagaagaCTACTGTT atTCAGTATGAAGTAAAATACCAGAACATGAAACGTAGTCTTTGCAGTAATGCCTGTTTTTCAAAGTTTCACTCTGCTAACAACCTCATCATGAACTGTTGTGAGAACTGTGGAGCTTACTGTTCCACTAGCTCTAGTCTGTTCCATATACTTCACATGGAAGCACAGTCTCATTACTTTAATAGTTCAAAGAGTATTACAGCACATAAGCAG AAACCAGCCAAAACACTTACATCTGTTCTTTGCAAATCATTGAAACCCTCAGACGAAATGATTGAGACTACCAATGACTCGGGGAAGACAGAGCTTTTCTGCTCTGTTCATTGTTTCTCTGCTTACAGTAAAGCTAAGATGGAATCTTCTACAG taaATGTTTCCATGGTGCATGATGCTTCAACAGATCTCCTTTCTCCGAAGAAAGATACAACTCCAGTTATAAGCAATATAGTGTCATTGGCAGATACTCATGAAGCCCTGCCCGTCATGAACTCTGATGAATTACAAG GTACAGTTTCTTCAGTAACAGCAAATGTCGTTGAGGAT ATTTCTAAGACTTCACCCAGTGAATCAAGTAATGGTGTTGCTAATAGTAATGTGGAACAGCCAAGCCTTTCACCATCTTCATCAGTACTCAGTCAGCATACAACTGGCTCCAGTATAGAAGTACAAAAAGATCATGTGTCAAACCAAGATGCTACAAACAGTATGAAATCCATGAAAATAAGCGATGGACTACGTCACCCAAAATTTACATCCAAAGTACAAAAAGTTAAAGGTAAATCACGAAGTATTAAAAAATCTTGGTGTTCAAATTTTCAGCAATTAGAAAACAGTATTAAAAAGGATGTGATATTCTGTTATTCGTGTCAGTTGTTCTGCCAAAAAAAATTTAGCTATGGAGGAGAGTCATTTGCAGCCCAAGGGATTTCCAATTGGAAAAAAACTCTGGAAAAATTCAGAAAGCATGAAAAAAGTGAAATGCATTCAAAGTCATTGCAGTTTTGGAGGGAATACCAGTTTTGTGATGAAGCTGTTAATGACAGTTTATCTAATCATTCAAAACAGATTGAGGGTAATAAAAAGTACCTAAAGcttataattgaaaatattttatttcttggaaaGCAGTGTTTACTCTTAAGAGGAAATGACCAGTCTGTTTCACCTGTGAATAAAGGCAATTTTTTAGAATTGTTAGAAATCCGAGCAAAAgataaaggagaagaaatattTCGACTTACGAATTCACAAGTTGACTTCTACAATAGTACACAAATTCAAAATGatattattgaaataataaaGACTGAAATGTTACAAGATATTGTAAATGAGATCAATGTCTCCTCAGCTTTTTCAATAATATGTGAAGAAACAACTGATAGTGCCACTAAAGGACAATTCTCAATTTGTGTAAGatacccacagaaaacatcaaaGGCTATATTAATTAAAGAAAGATTTTTGGGTTTCATAGATGTTGAAGAGATGACTGGGACCAACTTACACAGGAGTATTAAAACTTACCTGCAGCAAATTGGAGTTGATTTGGATAAAATACGAGGCCAGGCCTATGATAGCACCAGTAATTGGAggggaaattttaataaaattgcaGCAGAATTCAAGAAGGAAGAGCCAAGAGCTTTATACCTGCATTGTTACGCACATTTTTTGGATTTAGCAGTGATTAGGTTTTGCAAAGAAGTAAAAGAGCTCCGAAGTGCTCTAAATACTCTCAGTTCTTTGTTCAGCACTATTCATGGGGAAATGTCTgtaaattttcaaaacatttataaGCTAAGTCAAAATAAAACATGCAAGAAACATACATCACAATCATGTTGGACAGTCCATGATCGTACGTTACTATCTGTGATTGAGGGTCTTCCAGAGGTTATTGAAACACTGGAAGTTCTATCAAGCCATTCCTCAAACACAAGTTTAGCTGATGAATTGAGTGATTTGTTGGCATTGGTTTCCAAATTTGAGTTTATCTTTTGTTTGAAATTTCTTTATCGAGTACTAAGTGTTACAGGAATTCTTTCCAAAGAGCTTCAAAGTGAAACCatagacattttttctttgtcttcaaaaaTAGAAGCAATTTTGGAATGTTTATCATCTGaaagaaatgatatttatttcaAAACTATCTGGGATGGAGCAGAGGAAGTATGTCAAAAAATAACCTGTAAAGGTTTTGAAGTTGAAAGGCCTtcatttcagaaaagaagaaaaattcagaaaacaatagATCCTAGCAATTCAGACAGTATGTTTTTTCCTACCTCAACAGAAgaacaatataaaattaatatttattaccaAGGCTTGGATACtatattacaaaatttaaaattgtgtttttcagaGTTTGATTATTGTAAAATGAAGCAGATTTCAGAACTGTTACTTAAATGGAATGAACCGTTAAATGAAGCAACAGCTAAAGATGTCCAAGAATTTTATAAACTTGATGCAGACATCATCCCAGAACTTAGATTTTATCGGCAATATGCAAAGCTCAACTTTGTCCTAGATTATGATTGCATCAGCTTCAGCAATCTTGGCCATTTGTTTATTCAGCATGGTCTTCACAATAATATTCCTTGCATATTAATGCTATTATATATTGCTTTGTCTTGGCCAGTTACTTCAGCAAGTGTTGAAAATTCATTTTCTACACTGTCTCGtcttaaaacatatttatgtCATACCAGGGGACAAGAAAAGCTTAGTGGCTTAGCCCTAATGGCTGTTGAGCAGGAATTGGTAAATAAACTGATGGAACCTGAAAGACTCAGTGGAACTGTGGAAAAGTTTATCCTACAGGTGAAAGAAATATAA
- the ZMYM1 gene encoding zinc finger MYM-type protein 1 isoform X5, translating into MCQKTTVIQYEVKYQNMKRSLCSNACFSKFHSANNLIMNCCENCGAYCSTSSSLFHILHMEAQSHYFNSSKSITAHKQKPAKTLTSVLCKSLKPSDEMIETTNDSGKTELFCSVHCFSAYSKAKMESSTVNVSMVHDASTDLLSPKKDTTPVISNIVSLADTHEALPVMNSDELQGTVSSVTANVVEDISKTSPSESSNGVANSNVEQPSLSPSSSVLSQHTTGSSIEVQKDHVSNQDATNSMKSMKISDGLRHPKFTSKVQKVKGKSRSIKKSWCSNFQQLENSIKKDVIFCYSCQLFCQKKFSYGGESFAAQGISNWKKTLEKFRKHEKSEMHSKSLQFWREYQFCDEAVNDSLSNHSKQIEGNKKYLKLIIENILFLGKQCLLLRGNDQSVSPVNKGNFLELLEIRAKDKGEEIFRLTNSQVDFYNSTQIQNDIIEIIKTEMLQDIVNEINVSSAFSIICEETTDSATKGQFSICVRYPQKTSKAILIKERFLGFIDVEEMTGTNLHRSIKTYLQQIGVDLDKIRGQAYDSTSNWRGNFNKIAAEFKKEEPRALYLHCYAHFLDLAVIRFCKEVKELRSALNTLSSLFSTIHGEMSVNFQNIYKLSQNKTCKKHTSQSCWTVHDRTLLSVIEGLPEVIETLEVLSSHSSNTSLADELSDLLALVSKFEFIFCLKFLYRVLSVTGILSKELQSETIDIFSLSSKIEAILECLSSERNDIYFKTIWDGAEEVCQKITCKGFEVERPSFQKRRKIQKTIDPSNSDSMFFPTSTEEQYKINIYYQGLDTILQNLKLCFSEFDYCKMKQISELLLKWNEPLNEATAKDVQEFYKLDADIIPELRFYRQYAKLNFVLDYDCISFSNLGHLFIQHGLHNNIPCILMLLYIALSWPVTSASVENSFSTLSRLKTYLCHTRGQEKLSGLALMAVEQELVNKLMEPERLSGTVEKFILQVKEI; encoded by the exons atgtgtcagaagaCTACTGTT atTCAGTATGAAGTAAAATACCAGAACATGAAACGTAGTCTTTGCAGTAATGCCTGTTTTTCAAAGTTTCACTCTGCTAACAACCTCATCATGAACTGTTGTGAGAACTGTGGAGCTTACTGTTCCACTAGCTCTAGTCTGTTCCATATACTTCACATGGAAGCACAGTCTCATTACTTTAATAGTTCAAAGAGTATTACAGCACATAAGCAG AAACCAGCCAAAACACTTACATCTGTTCTTTGCAAATCATTGAAACCCTCAGACGAAATGATTGAGACTACCAATGACTCGGGGAAGACAGAGCTTTTCTGCTCTGTTCATTGTTTCTCTGCTTACAGTAAAGCTAAGATGGAATCTTCTACAG taaATGTTTCCATGGTGCATGATGCTTCAACAGATCTCCTTTCTCCGAAGAAAGATACAACTCCAGTTATAAGCAATATAGTGTCATTGGCAGATACTCATGAAGCCCTGCCCGTCATGAACTCTGATGAATTACAAG GTACAGTTTCTTCAGTAACAGCAAATGTCGTTGAGGAT ATTTCTAAGACTTCACCCAGTGAATCAAGTAATGGTGTTGCTAATAGTAATGTGGAACAGCCAAGCCTTTCACCATCTTCATCAGTACTCAGTCAGCATACAACTGGCTCCAGTATAGAAGTACAAAAAGATCATGTGTCAAACCAAGATGCTACAAACAGTATGAAATCCATGAAAATAAGCGATGGACTACGTCACCCAAAATTTACATCCAAAGTACAAAAAGTTAAAGGTAAATCACGAAGTATTAAAAAATCTTGGTGTTCAAATTTTCAGCAATTAGAAAACAGTATTAAAAAGGATGTGATATTCTGTTATTCGTGTCAGTTGTTCTGCCAAAAAAAATTTAGCTATGGAGGAGAGTCATTTGCAGCCCAAGGGATTTCCAATTGGAAAAAAACTCTGGAAAAATTCAGAAAGCATGAAAAAAGTGAAATGCATTCAAAGTCATTGCAGTTTTGGAGGGAATACCAGTTTTGTGATGAAGCTGTTAATGACAGTTTATCTAATCATTCAAAACAGATTGAGGGTAATAAAAAGTACCTAAAGcttataattgaaaatattttatttcttggaaaGCAGTGTTTACTCTTAAGAGGAAATGACCAGTCTGTTTCACCTGTGAATAAAGGCAATTTTTTAGAATTGTTAGAAATCCGAGCAAAAgataaaggagaagaaatattTCGACTTACGAATTCACAAGTTGACTTCTACAATAGTACACAAATTCAAAATGatattattgaaataataaaGACTGAAATGTTACAAGATATTGTAAATGAGATCAATGTCTCCTCAGCTTTTTCAATAATATGTGAAGAAACAACTGATAGTGCCACTAAAGGACAATTCTCAATTTGTGTAAGatacccacagaaaacatcaaaGGCTATATTAATTAAAGAAAGATTTTTGGGTTTCATAGATGTTGAAGAGATGACTGGGACCAACTTACACAGGAGTATTAAAACTTACCTGCAGCAAATTGGAGTTGATTTGGATAAAATACGAGGCCAGGCCTATGATAGCACCAGTAATTGGAggggaaattttaataaaattgcaGCAGAATTCAAGAAGGAAGAGCCAAGAGCTTTATACCTGCATTGTTACGCACATTTTTTGGATTTAGCAGTGATTAGGTTTTGCAAAGAAGTAAAAGAGCTCCGAAGTGCTCTAAATACTCTCAGTTCTTTGTTCAGCACTATTCATGGGGAAATGTCTgtaaattttcaaaacatttataaGCTAAGTCAAAATAAAACATGCAAGAAACATACATCACAATCATGTTGGACAGTCCATGATCGTACGTTACTATCTGTGATTGAGGGTCTTCCAGAGGTTATTGAAACACTGGAAGTTCTATCAAGCCATTCCTCAAACACAAGTTTAGCTGATGAATTGAGTGATTTGTTGGCATTGGTTTCCAAATTTGAGTTTATCTTTTGTTTGAAATTTCTTTATCGAGTACTAAGTGTTACAGGAATTCTTTCCAAAGAGCTTCAAAGTGAAACCatagacattttttctttgtcttcaaaaaTAGAAGCAATTTTGGAATGTTTATCATCTGaaagaaatgatatttatttcaAAACTATCTGGGATGGAGCAGAGGAAGTATGTCAAAAAATAACCTGTAAAGGTTTTGAAGTTGAAAGGCCTtcatttcagaaaagaagaaaaattcagaaaacaatagATCCTAGCAATTCAGACAGTATGTTTTTTCCTACCTCAACAGAAgaacaatataaaattaatatttattaccaAGGCTTGGATACtatattacaaaatttaaaattgtgtttttcagaGTTTGATTATTGTAAAATGAAGCAGATTTCAGAACTGTTACTTAAATGGAATGAACCGTTAAATGAAGCAACAGCTAAAGATGTCCAAGAATTTTATAAACTTGATGCAGACATCATCCCAGAACTTAGATTTTATCGGCAATATGCAAAGCTCAACTTTGTCCTAGATTATGATTGCATCAGCTTCAGCAATCTTGGCCATTTGTTTATTCAGCATGGTCTTCACAATAATATTCCTTGCATATTAATGCTATTATATATTGCTTTGTCTTGGCCAGTTACTTCAGCAAGTGTTGAAAATTCATTTTCTACACTGTCTCGtcttaaaacatatttatgtCATACCAGGGGACAAGAAAAGCTTAGTGGCTTAGCCCTAATGGCTGTTGAGCAGGAATTGGTAAATAAACTGATGGAACCTGAAAGACTCAGTGGAACTGTGGAAAAGTTTATCCTACAGGTGAAAGAAATATAA